From one Triticum aestivum cultivar Chinese Spring chromosome 4B, IWGSC CS RefSeq v2.1, whole genome shotgun sequence genomic stretch:
- the LOC123094932 gene encoding uncharacterized protein — protein MVSWSDDGSNSSSSGGDSASSPAPRTIDCSDWSSLAVDLPVRCEHQAMCEKLVAFESVDSGGRFVGCAQKDGPKCPYVHWVELERPPQLKMSLARVLDMYEEVVNLRLRQNVVNAEENFKILGEKKKMEQDLRFFKLDFAKMVADKEQAITESGNTRLALSDLKIELEKKKMFDKSLTNIHQVVRAKAEKERDEMKQERDKMMEERDKLKEERDQLKKEIKKLEYMIGDLFKHKEDTKCKIRKDREMLDECE, from the exons atgGTTTCGTGGAGTGATGACGGATCCAACTCCTCCTCGTCTGGTGGCGACTCCGCCAGCAGTCCG GCTCCTCGCACCATTGACTGCTCCGATTGGAGCAGCCTTGCAGTAGATCTACCTGTTAGATGTGAGCACCAAGCAATGTGTGAGAAGTTGGTTGCCTTTGAGTCTGTTGACAGTGGAGGAAGATTCGTGGGTTGTGCACAAAAG GATGGGCCTAAATGCCCCTATGTGCATTGGGTTGAGCTAGAGCGGCCTCCTCAATTGAAGATGAGTCTAGCTAGGGTCTTGGACATGTATGAAGAGGTGGTCAACCTCAGGCTCAGGCAAAATGTTGTTAATGCTGAAGAAAACTTTAAGATATTGGGAGAGAAGAAAAAGATGGAGCAAGATCTGAGGTTTTTTAAACTAgattttgctaagatggtggctgaCAAGGAGCAGGCAATTACTGAATCGGGCAACACAAGGCTAGCTCTCTCTGACCTAAAGATAGAACTCGAGAAGAAGAAAATGTTTGATAAATCTCTGACCAACATTCATCAGGTGGTAAGGGCTAAagcagagaaagagagggatgagATGAAGCAAGAGAGGGACAAAATGATGGAAGAGAGGGACAAATTGAAGGAAGAAAGGGATCAGTTGAAGAAAGAGATAAAGAAGCTAGAGTACATGATTGGTGACTTGTTCAAGCATAAGGAAGACACCAAGTGCAAGATAAGGAAGGACAGGGAGATGCTAGATGAATGTGAGTGA
- the LOC123094934 gene encoding protein IN2-1 homolog A isoform X2, with amino-acid sequence MAAAAALASSTKEVLPPALGAVSEPPTLFDGTTRLYICYTCPFAQRAWVTRNCKGLQEEIKLVAINLEDKPAWYKENVYPQGTVPSLEHDGKVTGESLDLIKYIDTNFQGPALLPQDPAKRQFADELIAYADAFTKALYSPLISQVAISDEAVAALDKIEAALSKFSDGPFFLGQFSLVDIAYVTILERVQIYYSHLRNYEIAKDRPNLERYTEEMNKIEAYKQTKNVPLTLLDAAKRHLKIA; translated from the exons ATGGCCGCAGCTGCAGCACTAGCCAG TTCCACGAAAGAAGTGCTCCCGCCTGCACTGGGCGCCGTCTCCGAGCCCCCTACCCTCTTCGATGGCACCACCAG ACTGTACATTTGCTACACCTGCCCGTTTGCTCAGCGCGCCTGGGTTACCCGGAACTGCAAG GGTCTGCAGGAGGAGATCAAGCTTGTCGCCATCAATCTGGAGGACAAACCAGCATGGTACAAGGAGAATGTTTACCCACAGGGCACG GTGCCTTCCCTGGAGCACGACGGCAAGGTCACCGGAGAGAGCTTGGATTTGATCAAGTACATCGACACCAATTTCCAAGGCCCGGCACTGCTTCCTCAA GATCCGGCTAAGAGGCAGTTCGCCGATGAGCTGATTGCTTACGCTGACGCCTTTACCAAAGCACTCTACTCGCCCTTGATCTCCCAAGTGGCCATTTCAGATGAAGCTG TTGCTGCTCTAGACAAGATCGAAGCTGCCCTGTCCAAGTTCAGTGACGGCCCGTTCTTCCTTGGCCAATTTAGCTTG GTGGATATTGCGTACGTGACCATCTTGGAGAGGGTTCAGATATACTACTCTCACCTGAGGAACTACGAGATCGCCAAAGACAGGCCCAACCTTGAGAGATACACCGAGGAGATGAACAAGATCGAAGCCTATAAGCAAACCAAAAATGTCCCGCTGACCTTGCTTGATGCTGCCAAGAGGCATCTCAAG ATTGCCTGA
- the LOC123094934 gene encoding protein IN2-1 homolog A isoform X1 produces MAAAAALASSTKEVLPPALGAVSEPPTLFDGTTRLYICYTCPFAQRAWVTRNCKGLQEEIKLVAINLEDKPAWYKENVYPQGTVPSLEHDGKVTGESLDLIKYIDTNFQGPALLPQDPAKRQFADELIAYADAFTKALYSPLISQVAISDEAVAALDKIEAALSKFSDGPFFLGQFSLVDIAYVTILERVQIYYSHLRNYEIAKDRPNLERYTEEMNKIEAYKQTKNVPLTLLDAAKRHLKAKTTFSNQILSSFLHSFRFILPILTYISL; encoded by the exons ATGGCCGCAGCTGCAGCACTAGCCAG TTCCACGAAAGAAGTGCTCCCGCCTGCACTGGGCGCCGTCTCCGAGCCCCCTACCCTCTTCGATGGCACCACCAG ACTGTACATTTGCTACACCTGCCCGTTTGCTCAGCGCGCCTGGGTTACCCGGAACTGCAAG GGTCTGCAGGAGGAGATCAAGCTTGTCGCCATCAATCTGGAGGACAAACCAGCATGGTACAAGGAGAATGTTTACCCACAGGGCACG GTGCCTTCCCTGGAGCACGACGGCAAGGTCACCGGAGAGAGCTTGGATTTGATCAAGTACATCGACACCAATTTCCAAGGCCCGGCACTGCTTCCTCAA GATCCGGCTAAGAGGCAGTTCGCCGATGAGCTGATTGCTTACGCTGACGCCTTTACCAAAGCACTCTACTCGCCCTTGATCTCCCAAGTGGCCATTTCAGATGAAGCTG TTGCTGCTCTAGACAAGATCGAAGCTGCCCTGTCCAAGTTCAGTGACGGCCCGTTCTTCCTTGGCCAATTTAGCTTG GTGGATATTGCGTACGTGACCATCTTGGAGAGGGTTCAGATATACTACTCTCACCTGAGGAACTACGAGATCGCCAAAGACAGGCCCAACCTTGAGAGATACACCGAGGAGATGAACAAGATCGAAGCCTATAAGCAAACCAAAAATGTCCCGCTGACCTTGCTTGATGCTGCCAAGAGGCATCTCAAGGCAAAGACAACTTTCTCTAATCAAATTCTAAGTTCTTTTCTTCATTCCTTTCGGTTTATACTGCCGATACTAACATATATATCGCTGTGA